The following coding sequences are from one Bacteroidales bacterium WCE2008 window:
- a CDS encoding sec-independent protein translocase protein TatA: protein MIAYPLFIGYGEIILIVILFLLLFGAKKIPELMRGLGKGVKSFKEGLNDVEKEIKKEDNPSEKEDK, encoded by the coding sequence ATGATCGCTTATCCTTTATTTATCGGTTATGGGGAGATTATCCTCATCGTCATTCTGTTTCTGCTTCTCTTCGGCGCCAAGAAGATTCCTGAGCTCATGCGTGGCCTTGGAAAGGGCGTAAAGAGTTTCAAGGAAGGGCTCAACGACGTAGAGAAAGAAATCAAGAAGGAGGATAACCCTTCGGAAAAGGAGGACAAGTAG